The Halomonas sp. THAF5a genome segment GGCCAGGCCGCCATCGCCGACTTCGAGGTCAAGGGCCAGCAGCTCTTCTTCCCCAACGCCCACGCCGAGTGAGCCGGCGTCCCCTCGCCTCACCCGGCGCCCTCAAGCGCCCGGCCACGATCGTTCGGGCCGCGATCGGTCGGGCCGCGTTCGGTCGGGCTACGCTTGGCCGGGGCATGAAGGGCCGGATATTGGCCGTGGCGCCTATCGGGTATAGCGCTCGAGCTGCTCGGCGAATTCACCGCGCAGTCGCGCCCACTCCATCTTGAACCAGGGCGTGTAGGCTTCCGGCCGAGCGGCCAGCTCGGCATCGAGCTTGGCGGGAGATATCCAGCACCAGTCGGCGATCTCCTGGCGATTGGGGCGTGGGAGATCGTCGGTGCCCCCCACATAGACCCAGCAGAGCTCGTGCTCGGCGCCGCTCTCCCCGAACTGGGCCTGGTAGCGAAACTTGTAGCAGAAGGTGAGCTGGGCCTCGACGCCGACCTCCTGCCAGAGTCGCCGGTGAATCGCCTCCTCCATGGCCTCGCCGCGACGCGGGTGGCTGCAGCAGCTGTTGGACCAGTATAGCGACCACAGGCGCTTGCCCGCCGCCCGCTGCTGCAGCAGCACCTCTCCCTCGCGATTGAACACGAACAGCGAGAAGGCGCGATGCAGCACGCCGCTACCTTCGTGGCATTTGGCCTTGCTCAAGTGCCCCAGCTCCCTGTCCGCCTCATCGACCAGGATCAGCTCCTCGTCATCGAAGGACACGGTCTCGTCGCGCTCCCCTATATCGGTGCTCGCCACTGGTGATCTCCTCGGCCGTGAAATCGATCTACTGCGTGTCATTGCCCAGCCCAAGGCCGGCGCGTGACGCCCTGGCACCGCTCCCTTCGGAAGGCCCAAGCGCCCACGCGCTGAGGGCCGGGTCGGGGCCCGCCAGGGGCACGAGGGGCAACCCGCGGGCCACCCCGTTGAACAGCAGCGTGAGCAGCCCGTCATGACGGGCGGTCAGGCGGGTCGTCGCGATAGCGACCCTGACCGTGCGGCGAGGCACCTTGACCTGGCGCCCCGTGCCATAGGTCGGGCGGGCCGCGATCCGCCTGAGGGTGAGCAGGGCCAGGCCGATGGCCCACAGGCAGAAACGCCGGATGCCCGCCTCCCTCGCCGGCACCATCAGGGTGTAGCGGAGGGCGTTACGCAGATGGGCATGGGCCACCCCTACCATGTGGCCCAGTGCGGCGACGAAGGCGGGATCGTCACGTCCCGGTGCCAGGCTCGCCACGTCCACGCCGAACGCCTGGAACTCCTGTCGGGGCAGCCAGCAGACGCCGCGCTGCCGATCGTCCCAGAGATCCTTGAGGATATTGGTGAGCTGCAGCCCCTGGCCAAACGAGGGGGCCAGGGCCAGCATCTCGCCACGCCGCTCGTGCATGTCGTCCGAATACTGGCAGAACAGCTCGGTGAGCATCTCCCCCACGACGCCCGCCACGTGATAGCAGTAGCGATCCACCTCGCCCAGGTCGGCCAGGCCCTCCCGGCTGGCGTTCGCCTGATAGTGGCCCATGCCCCGGCACATGATGCTCACGCACTGGATCAGCGCCTGCCGCTGGGGCGGTGCGAGGCCATGGGTGCAGCGCACGACCCGAGGGGTGTTCGCCATCAGCGCCCGCTCCTCGGGTGTCGTGGCCGGCGAGAGCAGCGGCGTGACCTGCCGGGCGAAGTCCTCGGCCGCCTCCTCCACTCTCAGCACCGCCAGGAACCGTTCCTGCAGGTGGCGCTTCTGACCCGCGGACAGCGCCGGTTCATCCTCCAGGGTGTCGGCGATACGGCAGAGCAGGTAGGCATTGGTCACGGCCTGGCGCAGCTCGGCCGGGAGCTGGGGGATGGTGAGGGCGAAGGTGCGTGAGACCCCGCCCAGCACCCGATCCTGATAGGCGTCTGCCTCTGCATTGTCGGTAGCCGTCCCGAGGACCCTGGCCATGGCAGTACACCCATTTCCGTGTGGCGATTGACCGAACCGCTGCACCTGCGCGTCTCCAGGTGGCGTCACGGTCAGCCTATCACGCCGGGGTCGGGAGCGTGACCACGCCCCGCCAACGCCTCGGCCGCCGCGCCCAACGCCTGTCGGCACCTCTTGCCTATGCCTTCCTTCGACACCTTCCTTCGACACCCTCCTTCTGTACCTCCTTGCGACATTCGTCGTAGCCGCCCACACCTCCACTTTACGTTAACGTCAACCTCACCTAGTCTTGTGCCATCTGCCATTTTCGATGACACCAGTTTGCCGGTTGCGCCCCTCTCGTCCGGGGCGCATCACCTGACACGACGGGAGCCCTGCCATGCACACGCCCTACCAACCCCTCGACTTCGGCCTCGACGACGAGCTGAACATGCTGCGCGATCACGTCAACGCCTTCGCCCGCGACGAGATCGCCCCGCGCGCCGCCGAGATCGACGAGCAGAACGCCTTCCCGAACGACCTCTGGCAGAAGTTCGGCGACATGGGCCTGCTCGGCATCACCGTGCCGGACGAGGACGGCGGCAGCGGCATGGGCTACCTCGCCCACTGCATCGCCATGGAGGAGATCTCCCGGGCCAGCGCCTCGGTGGGCCTCTCCTACGGCGCGCACTCCAACCTCTGCGTGAACCAGCTCAAGATCAACGCCAGTGCCGAGCAGAAGGCGAAGTACCTGCCCAAGCTGATCAGCGGCGAGCACGTGGGCGCCCTGGCGATGTCCGAGCCGGGCGCCGGCTCCGACGTGGTCTCCATGAAGCTGCGCGCCCGCGAGGAAGGCGACAAGTACGTCCTCAACGGCAACAAGATGTGGATCACCAACGGCCCCGACGCCGACGTGCTGGTGGTCTACGCCAAGACCGACCCGGACGCCGGCTCCAAGGGCATCACCGCCTTCATCATCGAGAAGGGCATGCCCGGCTTCTCCACCGCCCAGAAGCTCGACAAGCTCGGCATGCGCGGCTCCAACACCTGCGAGCTGGTGTTCGAGGAGTGCGCGGTGCCCAAGGCCAACGTGCTCGGCGAGGTGGGCCGCGGCGTGAAGGTGCTGATGAGCGGCCTCGATTACGAGCGCACCGTGCTCGCCGCCGGCCCCATCGGCATCATGCAGGCGGCCATGGACATCGTGGTGCCCTACGTCCACGAGCGGCAGCAGTTCAACCAGTCGATCGGCGAGTTCCAGCTGGTGCAGGGCAAGATCGCCGACATGTACACCACCCTGAACGCCTGCCGCGCCTATCTCTATGCCGTGGCGGCGGGCTGCGACCGCGGCCGCAGCTCGCGCAAGGACGCCGCCGGCGTGATCCTCTACTGCGCCGAGAAGGCCACCCAGGTGGCACTGGACGCCATCCAGCTGCTCGGCGGCAACGGCTACATCAACGAGTACCCCACCGGGCGGCTGCTGCGCGACGCCAAGCTCTACGAGATCGGCGCCGGCACCAGCGAGATCCGGCGCATGCTGATCGGCCGCGAGATCTTCAACGAATCCAAGTAAGGGCGGCGTTCCATGAGCATCCTCCAGACCCAGATCAATCCGCGCAGCGACGTCTTCCAGGCCAACGACGTCGCCATGCGCCGCGAGGTCGGCCAGCTGCGCGAGCTGACCGCCGACATCCACCGCGGCGGTGGCGAGAAGGCCCGCGCCCGCCACGAGTCCCGCGGCAAGCTCTTCGTGCGCGACCGCATCGACCACCTGCTCGACGAGGGCTCGCCCTTCCTCGAGTTCTCGGCGCTGGCCGCCCATGAGGTCTACGACAGCCCGGTGCCCGCCGCCGGCGTGGTCACCGGCATCGGCCGCGTCTCCGGGGTGGAGTGCGTGATCGTCGCCAACGACGCCACGGTCAAGGGCGGCACCTACTTCCCGCTCACCGTTAAGAAACACCTTCGCGCCCAGGAGATCGCCCGCAAGCATCGCCTGCCGTGCCTCTATCTCGTCGACTCCGGCGGCGCCTTCCTGCCCCGCCAGGACGAGGTCTTCCCGGACCGCGACCACTTCGGGCGCATCTTCTACAACCAGGCCACCCTCTCCGCCGAGGGCATCCCGCAGATCGCCGTGGTGATGGGCTCCTGCACCGCCGGCGGCGCCTACGTGCCGGCCATGGCCGACGAGTCGATCATCGTCCGCGAGCAGGGCACCATCTTCCTCGGCGGCCCGCCCCTGGTGAAGGCCGCCACCGGCGAGAGCATCAGCGCCGAGGACCTGGGCGGCGCCGACGTGCACGCCAAGGTGAGCGGCGTGGCCGACCACTACGCCGAGAACGACGCCCACGCCCTGCAGCTGGCTCGCGCCTGCGTGTCGCGGCTCAACTGGCAGAAGCGCGGCGAGCTGAAGATGCAGCCCTCCAGGCCGCCGCGCCTCGATCCCACCGAGCTCTACGGCATCGTCGGCACCGACCTCAAGAAGCCCTACGACGTGCGCGAGGTGATCGGGCGCATCGTCGACGACTCCGACTTCGACGAGTTCAAGCGCACCTACGGCGACACCCTGGTCACCGGCTTCGCCCACATCCACGGCCACCCGGTGGGCATCGTCGCCAACAACGGCGTGCTCTTCTCCGAGAGCGCCGTGAAGGGCGCACACTTCATCGAGCTCTGCGCCCAGCGCAAGATCCCGCTGGTGTTCCTGCAGAACATCACCGGCTTCATGGTCGGCTCCAAGTACGAGCACGAGGGCATCGCCAAGCACGGCGCCAAGCTCGTCACCGCCGTGGCCTGCGCCCGGGTGCCGAAGTTCACCGTACTGATCGGCGGCAGCTTCGGCGCCGGCAACTACGGCATGTGCGGCCGCGCCTTCGAGCCCAACCTGCTGTTCATGTGGCCCAACGCCCGCATCTCGGTGATGGGCGGCGAGCAGGCCGCCGGCGTGCTCTCCCAGGTCAAGCGCGAGCAGATCGAGCGCGAGGGCCGCGAGTGGACCCAGGAGGAGGAAGAGGCCTTCAAGGCGCCCACCCGCGAGCAGTACGAGCACCAGGGCCACCCCAACTACGCCAGCGCCCGGCTGTGGGACGACGGCGTGATCGACCCGCTGCAGACCCGCGAGGTCCTCGGCCTGTCGCTCGCCGCCGCCTTGAATGCCGAAGTGGAAGAGACGCGCTTCGGCGTGTTCCGGATGTGAGGTCGAGATGACGCCGACATATTCCCGACTGACGATCGACGACCGCGGCGTGGCCCGGCTGACGCTGGACCGCCCGGACGTCCACAACGCCTTCGACGACCACCTGATCAGTGAGCTCAACGCCCACCTCGAGCGCCTGCACGATGCCGCCCACCGCGGCGAGGTGCGCGTTGTGGTGCTCGGCTCCGAGGGCAAGAGCTTCTCCGCCGGGGCCGACCTCGGCTGGATGAAACGCATGGTCGAGTACGACTTCGACGGCAACCTCGCCGACTCGCGCAAGCTCGCCACCCTGATGCACCGCCTGGACACCCTGCCCTGCCCCACCCTGTGCCGGGTGCAGGGTGCGGCCTTCGGCGGCGCCGTGGGACTGGCCGCCTGCTGCGACGTGGTGGTCGCCTCCGAGAAGGCCAAGTTCTGCCTCTCCGAGGTGAAGATCGGCCTCTCGCCGGCGGTGATCAGCCCCTACGTGCAGCGCGCGCTGGGCGAGCGCCAGGCGCGCCGCTACGCGCTGACCGCCGAGGTGATGGACGCCGCCACCGCCCAGGGCCTCGACCTGGTGCACCGGGTGGTCGCCCCCGACGCGCTCGATGACGCCGTCGACGCCATGCTCGAGACGCTGCTCGCGGGCTCGCCCCAGGCCCAGCGCGCCACCAAGGCGCTGCTCGCCGAGGTCGCCCGCGAGCCCGACAGCCAGGCCACCCGCGAACACACCTGCCGGGTGATCAGTGAGCTTCGCGTCAGTGCCGAGGGCCAGGAGGGGCTCGCCAGCTTCTTCGACAAGCGCCGTCCCGCCTGGACCGCCGACGCCTCCCCGACTTCCGACACGACCGCCACGGAGCGCCGCTCATGAGCCGTTCGACCCCCTTCGACACCCTGCTGGTCGCCAACCGTGGCGAGATCGCCTGCCGGGTGATGCGCACGGCGCGTGCCATGGGCCTGCGCACCGTCGCCGTCTACTCCGATGCCGACGCCAACGCCCGCCACGTGCGCGAGGCCGACGAGGCGATCCGCCTCGGTCCCGCCGCGGCCCGCGAGAGCTACCTCAAGGTCGAGGCCGTGGTGGAGGCCGCCCAGCGCAGCGGCGCCAGCGCCATCCACCCCGGCTACGGCTTCCTCTCAGAGAACGGCGCCTTCGTCGAGGCGCTGGAGGCGGCCGGCATCGTCTTCGTCGGCCCGCCCGCCTCGGCCATCGCCGCCATGGGCGACAAGTCCGCCGCCAAGGCGCGCATGGCCAACGCCGGCGTGCCGCTGGTGCCGGGCTACCACGGCGACGACCAGGACGACGCCCTGCTCCAGGCCGAGGCCGACAAGATCGGCTACCCGGTGCTGCTCAAGGCGAGCGCCGGCGGCGGCGGCAAGGGCATGCGCGTGGTGGAGTCCGGCGAGGGCTTCCAGGCCGCGCTCGACGGCTGCCGCCGCGAGTCCCAGGCCGCCTTCGGTGACCAGCGCATGCTGATCGAGAAGTACCTGACCCAGCCGCGCCATGTGGAGGTCCAGGTGTTCTGCGATAGCCACGGCGCGGGCGTCTACCTCTTCGAGCGCGACTGCTCGGTGCAGCGTCGCCACCAGAAGGTGCTCGAGGAGGCCCCGGCCCCGGGCATGAGCGAGGGCCTGCGCCGCGAGATGGGCGAGGCCGCGGTGCGCGCCGCCAAGGAGATCGGCTACGTGGGCGCCGGCACCGTCGAGTTCCTGCTCGACGCCGACGGCTCCTTCTACTTCATGGAGATGAACACCCGCCTGCAGGTGGAGCACCCGGTCACCGAGATGATCACCGGCCAGGACCTGGTCGAGTGGCAGCTGCGCGTGGCCATGGGCGAGGCCCTGCCGATGGCCCAGGAAGACCTCACCATCACCGGCCACAGCTTCGAGGCGCGCCTCTACGCCGAGGACCCGGAGCAGGACTTCCTGCCCGCCACCGGCACCCTCACCCGCTTCGCCATGGACCTCGAGGGCGCCGAGCTCGACCCGGCCCGGGTGCGCCTGGACAGCGGCGTGGCGACCGGCGATGCCGTCTCCATGCACTACGACCCGATGCTCGCCAAGCTGATCGTGCACGGCAACGACCGCACCCAGGCGCTGGCGACCCTCAACCGCGCGCTCGCCGCGCTGGACGTGCAGGGCGTGGTCACCAACCGCGCCTTCCTGCAGCGCCTGGCGACCCATCCGGCCTTCCAGGCCTGCGAGCTCGATACCCGCTTCATCGAGAAGCACGAGGCGACCCTCTTTGCGCCCAAGCAGTACTCCATCGAGGAGTACGCCGGGGCCGCCCTGGTGGGCCTGCACCAGCTGGCCCGCGAGTGCGAGAGCGACTCCCCCTGGGACCGCCACGACGGCTTCCGCCTCAACGCCCCGCACACCATCCGCATCGCCCTCTGCGATCCCGCCCATGCCCAGGATGACGACGACTCCGAGGCCGTGGTGGTGGTCGAGGGCACCCGCGAGCGCGACGACGCCGCCTGGCACCTGACCATCGGCAGCGAGACCCTCACCGCGCGCCTCGACCCGCTTGAGGGCGACGCCGTGGCCATCACCCTGAACGGCCATCGCCGCCGCCTGCAGGCGCGTCTGGTGGGTGAAGGGAGTGAGCGCAACGTGGTGGTGATCGTCGACCCGCGCGGCGAGACCCGCCTCTTCTGGCGGCGCATCGACGCCATCGACCACGGCCGCCAGGAGGCCGAATCGACCCTCACCGCCCCCATGCACGGCACCGTGGTGGCGCTGCTGGTCGAGCCCGGCGCCCGCGTCGAGAAGGGCATGCCGCTGATGGTGATGGAGGCAATGAAGATGGAGCACACCATGGCCGCCCCCGCCGACGGCCACGTGGCGAGCTTCCACTTCGCCGCCGGCGACACCGTGGGCCAGGGCGACGTGCTGCTCGACTTCGCCGCCGACGAGTAACGACGCGGTATGGCAGCGGGCGTCCTTCGTGGGAGCGGTGCTTGCACCGCGAATGGCGCCGACAGGCGCCCCCCCTTGCCGCGAGAGGGGAGCCCTTCGTGGGAGCGCTGCTTGCAGCGCGATTGGAGGCCGCAGGCCTCCCCTCGCTCCCCCAACCGCCACATGTGCCACAGCAACGCGCGGGCCGGCCAAGCCGCAACGCCAAGCCTCACCATCGGCCCGACGCAAGCAAGACAGGAGATAACCCATGGCTTTCCCCAAGCAGGTACGTCTGGTTGAAGTTGGCCCCCGGGACGGCCTGCAGAACGAGCCCGAGCCGATCGACACCACGACCAAGCTCGCACTGATCGACCGGCTCGGCGCCGCGGGACTTACCCACATCGAGGCGGCGAGTTTCGTCTCGCCCAAGTGGGTGCCGCAGATGGCCGACCACCGCGAGGTGATGCAGGGCCTGACGCGCCGCCAGGGCGTCACCTACTCGGCCCTCACCCCCAACCTCAAGGGGCTCGAGGCCGCGCTCGAGTGCGGCGTGGACGAGGTCGCCGTGTTCGGCGCCGCCTCCGAGGCCTTCTCGCAGAAGAACATCAACTGCTCGGTGGCGGAATCGCTCGAGCGCTTCGCCCCGGTGCTGGAGCGCGCCCGCAAGGCTAAGGTGCGGGTGCGCGGCTATGTCTCCTGCGTACTCGGCTGTCCTTATGAAGGCGAGATCGCCCCGGCCAAGGTGGCCGAGGTGTCCAAGGCACTCTATGACATGGGCTGCTACGAGGTCTCGCTCGGCGATACCATCGGCGTAGGCACCCCGCTCAAGGCCAAGCGCATGCTCGAGGCCGTGGCCCGCGACGTGCCGATGGACAAGCTCGCCGCCCACTTCCACGACACCTACGGCCAGGCGCTCGCCAACCTCTACGCCGTGCTCGAGGAAGGCGTGGCGGTGATCGACAGCTCCGTGGCCGGCCTCGGTGGCTGCCCCTACGCCAAGGGCGCCTCAGGCAACGTGGCAAGCGAAGACGTGGTCTACCTGCTTAACGGCCTCGGCATCGAGAGCGGCATCGACCTCGATGCGCTGGCCGCCACCGGCACCTGGATCACCCAGGCCATCGGGCGCCCCAACCGCTCCAAGGTGGGCGTGGCGCTCTGTGCGAAGTAAGCGCCCCAGACGCCGCACCCGAAGCGACACCCCCGCGCCTGATGACCTCCGCGGGGATTTGCTGGTCAGGCGGCAGGGGCCCCGCTGTGCGCGAGCGCCGACGGCGTCCGGCACCCCACGATGGCCGGGGCCTCCTGGATCAGCGCATCGTCGGTGAGGGCCTCCACCATGAAGCGGGCGAAGTCCACCCGGCGGGTGAGGTTGCTGGCGAGGATGGGATCGCCGACATGCCGGGACCACACCGGCAGGCCCTGGCTCTCGCCCTCCTCCAGATTGCTGCCCCGCACGACGGTCCAGCGGGTATCGCTTTCGAACACGCGCCGGCAGGCCTCGACCTGATCATCCAGGTCCGCGAAGCGGGTCAGGCGCGCTAGCCAGCCGAAGACCGCAACGACGGCCTTGAGCCTCCAGGGGTAGACGTCCTGGCCATCGCGGGAGATATGCCAGCCACAGGAAAAGACGAGGCGCGCCCCCGGCCGGGCGTGGTCGAGCACCGCCTGGGCGGTTCCTGTCGCGTACTGCTGAACGCCCCAGGGCACCAGCACCGTCAGCACACCGTCGCAGCCGGCGACCGCCGGCTTGATCACCGCCGGATCGTTCGTCGCGCCGGGCACGATCGTCATGCGCCCCTCGAAGGCGGCGAGCTTGCCCACGCTCTTCTCCCGGCATACCCCGACCACCTCGTCACCTCGGTCGAGCGCCTGCTGCACCATGTACCGGCCGAGCTTGCCCGACGCCCCGACAATGCAGACCTTCATGACCTCACGCCTCCCCTCACCCGTCATGGCTCATGATGCCGCATTTTGCAGCTGCCCGCTGGACGACGGCGTCAGGACCGACCGGCACGCCGCAACGCCATGAGGTCACCGCCGACGATGGCGCCGAGGTGATCGGTGATCTTTTCGGCACTCCAGTCCCACCAGGCGATCTCCAGCAGCGCATCGATCGTGGCGTCATCGAAGCGCTGCTTGATGACCTGGGCCGGATTTCCTCCCACGACGCTGTACGCAGGGACGTCCTCCACCACGACGGACTTGCTCGCGATGATGGCCCCGCTGCCGATCTTCACGCCCGGCATCAGGGTCGCCTCGTAGCCGATCCAGACGTCATGGCCGATTTCCGTATCGCCCTTGTAGGGAAGATCGCCCTCTTCGGGCGCCGCCTTTTCCCAACCGTTGCCGAAGATGAAAAACGGATAGGTGGAAAATCCTGACACCTGGTGGTTCGCGCCGTTCATGATGAACGTGACGCCCCTGGCGATCGCACAGAACTTGCCTATGACCAGCTTGTCGCCAATAAAGGGAAAGTGGTAAAGCACATTGCTCTCGAACCGCTCGGGCCCTTCCGGGTCGTCGTAGTAGGTGTAGTCGCCGACCACGATGTGGTCGGAGGTAATGTAATGCTTCAGGTAGCCGACTTGGGGAAATCCCTTCATCGG includes the following:
- the idi gene encoding isopentenyl-diphosphate Delta-isomerase, giving the protein MASTDIGERDETVSFDDEELILVDEADRELGHLSKAKCHEGSGVLHRAFSLFVFNREGEVLLQQRAAGKRLWSLYWSNSCCSHPRRGEAMEEAIHRRLWQEVGVEAQLTFCYKFRYQAQFGESGAEHELCWVYVGGTDDLPRPNRQEIADWCWISPAKLDAELAARPEAYTPWFKMEWARLRGEFAEQLERYTR
- a CDS encoding phytoene/squalene synthase family protein, with product MARVLGTATDNAEADAYQDRVLGGVSRTFALTIPQLPAELRQAVTNAYLLCRIADTLEDEPALSAGQKRHLQERFLAVLRVEEAAEDFARQVTPLLSPATTPEERALMANTPRVVRCTHGLAPPQRQALIQCVSIMCRGMGHYQANASREGLADLGEVDRYCYHVAGVVGEMLTELFCQYSDDMHERRGEMLALAPSFGQGLQLTNILKDLWDDRQRGVCWLPRQEFQAFGVDVASLAPGRDDPAFVAALGHMVGVAHAHLRNALRYTLMVPAREAGIRRFCLWAIGLALLTLRRIAARPTYGTGRQVKVPRRTVRVAIATTRLTARHDGLLTLLFNGVARGLPLVPLAGPDPALSAWALGPSEGSGARASRAGLGLGNDTQ
- a CDS encoding isovaleryl-CoA dehydrogenase, producing the protein MHTPYQPLDFGLDDELNMLRDHVNAFARDEIAPRAAEIDEQNAFPNDLWQKFGDMGLLGITVPDEDGGSGMGYLAHCIAMEEISRASASVGLSYGAHSNLCVNQLKINASAEQKAKYLPKLISGEHVGALAMSEPGAGSDVVSMKLRAREEGDKYVLNGNKMWITNGPDADVLVVYAKTDPDAGSKGITAFIIEKGMPGFSTAQKLDKLGMRGSNTCELVFEECAVPKANVLGEVGRGVKVLMSGLDYERTVLAAGPIGIMQAAMDIVVPYVHERQQFNQSIGEFQLVQGKIADMYTTLNACRAYLYAVAAGCDRGRSSRKDAAGVILYCAEKATQVALDAIQLLGGNGYINEYPTGRLLRDAKLYEIGAGTSEIRRMLIGREIFNESK
- a CDS encoding carboxyl transferase domain-containing protein, encoding MSILQTQINPRSDVFQANDVAMRREVGQLRELTADIHRGGGEKARARHESRGKLFVRDRIDHLLDEGSPFLEFSALAAHEVYDSPVPAAGVVTGIGRVSGVECVIVANDATVKGGTYFPLTVKKHLRAQEIARKHRLPCLYLVDSGGAFLPRQDEVFPDRDHFGRIFYNQATLSAEGIPQIAVVMGSCTAGGAYVPAMADESIIVREQGTIFLGGPPLVKAATGESISAEDLGGADVHAKVSGVADHYAENDAHALQLARACVSRLNWQKRGELKMQPSRPPRLDPTELYGIVGTDLKKPYDVREVIGRIVDDSDFDEFKRTYGDTLVTGFAHIHGHPVGIVANNGVLFSESAVKGAHFIELCAQRKIPLVFLQNITGFMVGSKYEHEGIAKHGAKLVTAVACARVPKFTVLIGGSFGAGNYGMCGRAFEPNLLFMWPNARISVMGGEQAAGVLSQVKREQIEREGREWTQEEEEAFKAPTREQYEHQGHPNYASARLWDDGVIDPLQTREVLGLSLAAALNAEVEETRFGVFRM
- a CDS encoding enoyl-CoA hydratase/isomerase family protein — translated: MTPTYSRLTIDDRGVARLTLDRPDVHNAFDDHLISELNAHLERLHDAAHRGEVRVVVLGSEGKSFSAGADLGWMKRMVEYDFDGNLADSRKLATLMHRLDTLPCPTLCRVQGAAFGGAVGLAACCDVVVASEKAKFCLSEVKIGLSPAVISPYVQRALGERQARRYALTAEVMDAATAQGLDLVHRVVAPDALDDAVDAMLETLLAGSPQAQRATKALLAEVAREPDSQATREHTCRVISELRVSAEGQEGLASFFDKRRPAWTADASPTSDTTATERRS
- a CDS encoding acetyl/propionyl/methylcrotonyl-CoA carboxylase subunit alpha gives rise to the protein MSRSTPFDTLLVANRGEIACRVMRTARAMGLRTVAVYSDADANARHVREADEAIRLGPAAARESYLKVEAVVEAAQRSGASAIHPGYGFLSENGAFVEALEAAGIVFVGPPASAIAAMGDKSAAKARMANAGVPLVPGYHGDDQDDALLQAEADKIGYPVLLKASAGGGGKGMRVVESGEGFQAALDGCRRESQAAFGDQRMLIEKYLTQPRHVEVQVFCDSHGAGVYLFERDCSVQRRHQKVLEEAPAPGMSEGLRREMGEAAVRAAKEIGYVGAGTVEFLLDADGSFYFMEMNTRLQVEHPVTEMITGQDLVEWQLRVAMGEALPMAQEDLTITGHSFEARLYAEDPEQDFLPATGTLTRFAMDLEGAELDPARVRLDSGVATGDAVSMHYDPMLAKLIVHGNDRTQALATLNRALAALDVQGVVTNRAFLQRLATHPAFQACELDTRFIEKHEATLFAPKQYSIEEYAGAALVGLHQLARECESDSPWDRHDGFRLNAPHTIRIALCDPAHAQDDDDSEAVVVVEGTRERDDAAWHLTIGSETLTARLDPLEGDAVAITLNGHRRRLQARLVGEGSERNVVVIVDPRGETRLFWRRIDAIDHGRQEAESTLTAPMHGTVVALLVEPGARVEKGMPLMVMEAMKMEHTMAAPADGHVASFHFAAGDTVGQGDVLLDFAADE
- a CDS encoding hydroxymethylglutaryl-CoA lyase, which translates into the protein MAFPKQVRLVEVGPRDGLQNEPEPIDTTTKLALIDRLGAAGLTHIEAASFVSPKWVPQMADHREVMQGLTRRQGVTYSALTPNLKGLEAALECGVDEVAVFGAASEAFSQKNINCSVAESLERFAPVLERARKAKVRVRGYVSCVLGCPYEGEIAPAKVAEVSKALYDMGCYEVSLGDTIGVGTPLKAKRMLEAVARDVPMDKLAAHFHDTYGQALANLYAVLEEGVAVIDSSVAGLGGCPYAKGASGNVASEDVVYLLNGLGIESGIDLDALAATGTWITQAIGRPNRSKVGVALCAK
- a CDS encoding NAD(P)-dependent oxidoreductase; translation: MKVCIVGASGKLGRYMVQQALDRGDEVVGVCREKSVGKLAAFEGRMTIVPGATNDPAVIKPAVAGCDGVLTVLVPWGVQQYATGTAQAVLDHARPGARLVFSCGWHISRDGQDVYPWRLKAVVAVFGWLARLTRFADLDDQVEACRRVFESDTRWTVVRGSNLEEGESQGLPVWSRHVGDPILASNLTRRVDFARFMVEALTDDALIQEAPAIVGCRTPSALAHSGAPAA
- a CDS encoding Vat family streptogramin A O-acetyltransferase, whose translation is MKGPSPDDRTPMKGFPQVGYLKHYITSDHIVVGDYTYYDDPEGPERFESNVLYHFPFIGDKLVIGKFCAIARGVTFIMNGANHQVSGFSTYPFFIFGNGWEKAAPEEGDLPYKGDTEIGHDVWIGYEATLMPGVKIGSGAIIASKSVVVEDVPAYSVVGGNPAQVIKQRFDDATIDALLEIAWWDWSAEKITDHLGAIVGGDLMALRRAGRS